The sequence below is a genomic window from Colletotrichum destructivum chromosome 4, complete sequence.
GTTTGAGCGTCAACTCGAGAatcttctcttcctcggcccGCATTTGCGCGGCTCGGAGCTGGTCGAGCTGGTCTTGCTTCGCCCTTAGTTCCTCGTCTTTCTGCGAGTCTGACTTGTTGTTCAGCTCGCGCTGCTGCTTGATCTGACGCTTCAAGACCGATTTCTGCTCCTTTAGACTAGTGGCCTGGCTGTAGAGCCACTGCACCTTGGTCGAGAACGCGGACAGCGAGTATGGCTCCGAGGTGTCAACAGCCTCATCGCCTgacatgtcgtcgtcgttctccGACACGCCCTGCTCCAGCCGCGTACGGCGACGGTCTGCCTTTTGTTTTTGGATGCTTGCGAAGCCCGTCTGGATGATATCCCACAAGCCCATCAGCACagcctcgacctgctcgtcATCTTGCTTCTTCACAGTCGACTTGATGGCTATCTTCTTCATTTCCTCGTCCACAACAGAGAGGGCACGCTGAAGCCAGTCGAACTGGTCGTCAAGACCGGAGTCAGGAACCTTAGGATAGCTTGGGTCAACTGCGACGAGGATGTCTCGTAGTTGCTGGTTCAGGCCTTCGACGCGGCTCTCAGCCTGCGAAAGGGCGACTGACGCTTGGGCTGCGGCGGCCTCCGCTTCTTGGAGACGGCCAGAAGACTGTCCTAGAAGCTCTTGCTCCTGGCGCActgccgacaagctcgcCTCAAGGTATTCGACCTGGCTGCCTAGGGTCGCGCCAGGCTCGGCTCGCCCATCCGCAGATGCTGAAGGAGGCTCACGGTAACCCCCGTTCTTTGTAGGATTAAAATTTACAATTACGCCTCGCAGCGAGTTGTTGAATGTCGTTAGTTTCTGCTCCGTATCAGAGACGGACTGTAATCGTTGTGCATTCTCTTTCTTGAGAGAATCGATCTCGCCGCTCAAGGCATCGGTCTGCGCTTGGAGCTGGGCATTCTCCTCTCGCAGACTGATTAACGCGTCGGCTTGCGCACGCAATTTGGCGTTTTCCTCCCTTAGCTTTTCAACATCTTGCCTCAGTTTCTGAGCATCTTCTTGCAGCTTTTCGTTCTCGTCTCGCAGCTGAGTACCCTGCTCTCGACTTGGCGCCTTGGGTGGGATGTTGAGCGGGTTGACTTTCGGTTGTCCGCGAGACAAGCGTGCATCGTTGAAGTCCTGGTACAGACCGCCCTCGTCGAAGGAGTCGTCGCCTACTGGTTCCAAGCTATTTCGGCCGTTCGAATAGGTGTACAGACTCTCTGGGCTTCCTGGAATTCCATTCATCAGTTGCACGGGAAACTGATTCGCTGGCTTCTTGGAAGCCTTGTGCGTCAGCTGGAGGATGCCGGCTGTGTGCTCCAGCAAACGCCTTTGCGATTCCACGAAGCGCTGCTCGAGAGCCCGTAGGTCGTTCGTCAGCTCTTCGACGAGTTTCTCACTCGCCCGTCGCTCTACCTCGGCCTCACGCAAGGATTCCACCATGCTGTTGCGGTTACTGCCCAACAAACTCCTCctcttggcggcctcgggctgCGAATACAGCTTGGCCATGGAAACGGCGGCATCTCGATACTTGGTCTGGATGGCCAGGTTCGCTCGTGTTTGCTCAACCCGTAATGCCAACGACTGTATCTGTTTTTTGAGCCCATCCACCTCTTCCTGAGACAGTATTTGGTATTGTTTGCTGTCCGTCAGCGCCGTTTCTGTCAGCAGATGGACTTGAATCGGGTCCTTGAGGTCGACCAGGgcggagctcggcggcaaggtcctGCTTGTCTACAGGTTGTTAGATACACCTACGCGATACCGACTAGGCCGACGGAGACTACTGACTGGATCAACACGTAGTGGCGCCTTTTCCAGAGTATCCATGATGTCTCTCCTGAGGCCATCCCCTCCCAGTGACCTCCCTCCAGGGCCAGCGGCCCGGGGCGGTGAGGGCCTCCCCGGGGAATACCCGTTCATGATCTTGGATCGGTTCGGTAACAAGGGCGGATACTCGTCAAATCATTATATTACAGGGGTTTCGTAGAATCGTAGGTAGGCTAggttgctgccgccgcggcagTAGGAAGCATGCAGCTATTCGTACACACGTTTCGAATGGGATGGATGTTGGAGCGATCGCACAGCACTGCGCAGGAAAAGACAAAGGGTGACTGGTGGCTGGCGCGTGGGATTTGTGCCGAAGCCCTCTTTGGTGTGGAAGCGGAAAGCGGGAagcaaggggggggaagggaggtTTCGCCGTTGCGGGATCGAAGTCGCTATCGTCGTGGAGACAAACGggggggacggacggacggacgagTCGGGAAGTCTTCGGGACGGGTTCAGCAGCAACGACTTCGCGATGGGCAAACGAGGGGGGAGGTTGAGGATACCTCAGGGAAAAGAGTGTATCCCCCCCAGCGAGGCAGATAGACTCATGCTTTCGCCAAGGGTGGAACGGCGGGTGTGCAAAAGCGGTTGGTTGCGAGGCTGTTAGTTTGCCGTCCCAAAAACTGAGTTGGGTGACCTGTCGCACCGGGTGGTGGCAGTCTGGCAGTCTGGCAGACACATTTGGCACCACCACAACACATGCGCAAGCGTCTAttccccccccgcccccttgCAGGCCGTTCGCAATTAGCAATGCTTCACAGCTCTCACTTTTGGGGGGTCTCTTGCGCTAAGCTTATTGGGTTCGTCTCTTGCCTGACAAGCCCAGTTCCTTGCATTGTTGCCGCCACGCTATTGGCAGACAGCTCCGCTACTCAATGATACGTACCTACCTTGCTACATAGCACACTGTGGCTGATGGCGTTAAGAGAGTCAGCGGGCTCTGGATTGTGGTTTTTCAGTTCGAAACCTGCCGACTAACTTTTTGAGGCACAGTAGGCACATACAACCAGCCATTCGCGCAAGTCGAGAAGAATCAAGAGCGTCATGCAACTTTTGTCATGATGCATATGCTGTATGACGGAAGCTTATAGTTGCTCACTGCATTTTGAAGgctatctctctctctctcatttGGGATCTGCATAAAAACAGCCCGTCTCGTAATCTGGGAAGGATACACCGTAATTTTCGAGCTCCTGGTCGCCAGGATCGTGGACCAGGGTCGTGATGAGCTAGACCGTTTTGGGACAACTACCCGAACCTCTTTTGGGCAATTCATTAGTTTTTCATCCCAAGAATGGTCATCGGCATCTCCAGAGACCAGGGCCACTTAGATGTGCGAACGGTTCATCGGGTGGTTATCTGGGCAGATCCTCTGTACAATTCGGTACATTGAGCATGCCGAAGGGATCCGTCAATTGTCCAATTGCCCATGCCATTCAGCCATCGCGGAAGGCAGATATACTCTCGAAGGTTCGCTATCCTACGAATACCTCACGGCCACTGGCATACAAAATGTACTTCAAAATGCCTGCTTGACGACTTGATAGAACAGGAATCATTGCCTACATCCTCGATATGCGACATTTGTATGATCTCAGTCCTCTCGCCTGCCCTGTTCGGTAGGTCTCCTCCGTCCAGCGTCCCCGTCAGCTTGGCCTTGCGCACCAGATGTGGTGGCGGATGagccctccccttccagccgccgacgaagccctTCGAACTCGCCCCGTCTTCTTTGTGTTCTGACGCCGACCATCCATCCCGGAAGGCGCCATTTTGTCACTGCTCCTGGCAGCAAGTCGTTCCTCCACGAGTACCCCACAACCCAGCCAATAGCGGCCCCAAGCAGCGAGCCCGGCCATTGAAAGAGGGCCAGCTGCAACGCGAGAGCATAGCGGTATGACTTGTCTGAGAATGTCAGTCCGACAAACTCGTCGGTTGTAGGtggtgccgacgacgccgcaaCGCGGTAACGGTAAATGTGTGGGATCACGGCATGATACTGCGCCAGTATCGCAAAGATAATCGGGGTTGGTCCAGCCGGCATGTAGTTAAACATGCCAACTGTCAGCGGGCGCAGAACGAGGGACAAGAGAACAGGAGGCACGACTGCTGTGAATAGCGCGGAAACAGCCACGAATGACTGCGAGGGTGTCAGTATCGCTCAGCTCGGTACACCGACTTGACGGCGACTTACCGCGTATTTTCTCGAGCCCCATATCTGTTCTATGACCCTCAGGTGGTAGAGTGTCATTGAGGCGAAAAGCACCTCGCTCGAGTTGGTGCAACATAGTTGATACGCCAGAAGGCGCCATATTTGATGATACCGCCAGAGATGGGTATCGACGACAATGTAAAAGTAGTGCTTGACGTCGAGCAGGCTGGCCGCGATGGAGCTTGTCACCAAGCCAAGAACGAGAGTGCGCGTCACCGGCGCATTCGTGAAGGACATTTTTCGTGATTGGAGGGCTATCGCATGGTAGGTTTCGGTGTGCCCGTTGTCTGTACCGTGACGGCACTTGATcggtggagggaggggcaggAAGGATGATCGGTCCCTTGGGTCGAGGAACACTCGTTTGGCTCGATTGGGAGGTGCCCCTTGATGCGGGGTGTGGCCTTTGCGAGTAGTCTATCTGTGCTTGGAGGCCTGGGGACTTGGATGAACCGTTCGTTTCCTGATGGGTTTGCGCAAGCCTGGCGGCGCGGAGTTGGGTAAAGCGAGGCTTGGTCGGGGTGACCGGTGATGCCAGGTGGTTTCTTCGGCGTAGTCGGAATCGAATCCACTCGAAGCTTGAAGCAACAGAGTACTGCTCTGTTGTATGTATGCACTTACTTGTGCTTGTGCAACCACCCCCTCCAACCAGTGGTGTGCGTCCAAAAGCcgactggactggaccgCTGCTCCTTGCCAAGTGGACATTGGGGAATGGCCccagcctcaaagccttACGTCGACGCCACACAGATATCACACCAATCACACTCGGTCGCGGGAGCTCCACCTACTCAGACTGTACCGTACAATGACGAGGCTGGCGGGCTGAGTGTGGCTTTCCCACCCACCTGATCCCCAGATTCCCATTCGCTAGGCGACATCTCACCCTTGCTTCCCTTGCGTAACCCTGTCACGACGTGTTTCTGTGAGGCGCAGAGCTATGGGcacacgccgccgccgctggccgcTACTGCCGTTACTCCAGTCTCCCAAGCTTCTGCTGGCCCGAATGCTAAGATCAGAGCGGGTACTCTTCCAACTTGCCAACAGATGCTGACGCGCCATCACGGAGTGGCACGCCTTGTTTCTTATTCTCTTTTGTAATCCCTCTGGAAGTATTTCCGGCTTTTTGTTCCCAATCCATAAGTTTCCCTTCGTACACGTTTTTCCTCAGCCTGCAGCTCGACACCTTTTTCAACTCTCTTTGCGTAAAACGTCTCGCCATAACCACACCAAGAGCAGCAT
It includes:
- a CDS encoding Putative up-regulated during septation protein — translated: MNGYSPGRPSPPRAAGPGGRSLGGDGLRRDIMDTLEKAPLRVDPTSRTLPPSSALVDLKDPIQVHLLTETALTDSKQYQILSQEEVDGLKKQIQSLALRVEQTRANLAIQTKYRDAAVSMAKLYSQPEAAKRRSLLGSNRNSMVESLREAEVERRASEKLVEELTNDLRALEQRFVESQRRLLEHTAGILQLTHKASKKPANQFPVQLMNGIPGSPESLYTYSNGRNSLEPVGDDSFDEGGLYQDFNDARLSRGQPKVNPLNIPPKAPSREQGTQLRDENEKLQEDAQKLRQDVEKLREENAKLRAQADALISLREENAQLQAQTDALSGEIDSLKKENAQRLQSVSDTEQKLTTFNNSLRGVIVNFNPTKNGGYREPPSASADGRAEPGATLGSQVEYLEASLSAVRQEQELLGQSSGRLQEAEAAAAQASVALSQAESRVEGLNQQLRDILVAVDPSYPKVPDSGLDDQFDWLQRALSVVDEEMKKIAIKSTVKKQDDEQVEAVLMGLWDIIQTGFASIQKQKADRRRTRLEQGVSENDDDMSGDEAVDTSEPYSLSAFSTKVQWLYSQATSLKEQKSVLKRQIKQQRELNNKSDSQKDEELRAKQDQLDQLRAAQMRAEEEKILELTLKQDQLDQLRSLLERSEEEVAETQEKLVKAQREAETASITRMANQSSAARTQDDIKERDAKIASLEASTREAQTTLASLNTNVQEMNDKLSKANEEVALLTARLAGAEKAAVEKQQEATAKDKEVKEKEEELDRFNMMIVELKTELTIAQAELDGAYGSRKERANQAAAVKSTVEVTQLKAEVDRLKEELGSTLKELENITAETINAEREKFEVESKLDDALAVKSSLEGEIGSLRDQLDAEVNNSRAKMSKLQEELDNERLKVTPGTGVRGAGASMLSEQFRATMREERKKFQEDLREEQGKRRRLEEELQKIRKSQGPGRSPLSPR
- a CDS encoding Putative Rhomboid-like superfamily protein — its product is MSFTNAPVTRTLVLGLVTSSIAASLLDVKHYFYIVVDTHLWRYHQIWRLLAYQLCCTNSSEVLFASMTLYHLRVIEQIWGSRKYASFVAVSALFTAVVPPVLLSLVLRPLTVGMFNYMPAGPTPIIFAILAQYHAVIPHIYRYRVAASSAPPTTDEFVGLTFSDKSYRYALALQLALFQWPGSLLGAAIGWVVGYSWRNDLLPGAVTKWRLPGWMVGVRTQRRRGEFEGLRRRLEGEGSSATTSGAQGQADGDAGRRRPTEQGRRED